A genomic window from Helicobacter suis HS1 includes:
- a CDS encoding flagellin A, giving the protein MAFQVNTNINALNAHAVGLVTQRDLKESLERLSSGLRINKAADDASGMTIADSLRSQAKSLGQAISNTNDGMGIIQIADKAMDEQIKILDTIKTKATQAAQDGQNTQSRKALQADIVRLIQSLDNIGTTTSYNGQTLLSGAFSNKEFQVGAYSNETIKASIGSATSDKIGQTKIVTGSLITAAGEVALTFKQVNGTHDVTLESVKISTSAGTGLGVLAEVINKNSNATGVRATANVISTSDTAVRSGNLDNIVLNGVHIGNVVGIKKNDSDGRLIAAINAVTSQTGVEAYTDAKGRLNLRSLDGRGISLKVDDEGGNQKGGSGVMALDTMNGGQKVTNGSLNFGRLSLVRQDARDILIVSGANVTDPNAGYKAIGFGKGETASTTVNLRDVLGEFNQAVRSASGANYNKTIAAENLTLGSGVTTLKGAMVVMDIAESAQKMLDKIRSDLGSVQNQMVSTVNNITITQVNVKAAESQIRDVDFAEESANFSKNNILAQSGSYAMSQANTVQQNILRLLT; this is encoded by the coding sequence ATGGCATTTCAGGTTAACACGAATATCAATGCGTTAAACGCCCATGCGGTGGGGCTAGTAACACAACGCGATTTAAAAGAATCGCTTGAACGCTTGAGTTCTGGTTTGCGCATTAACAAGGCAGCTGATGACGCTTCGGGTATGACCATTGCGGATTCATTGCGCTCTCAGGCTAAAAGTTTAGGGCAGGCTATTTCTAATACCAATGATGGTATGGGCATTATCCAAATTGCAGATAAGGCAATGGATGAGCAAATCAAGATTTTAGATACCATCAAAACTAAGGCTACACAGGCCGCTCAAGATGGGCAAAATACCCAATCCAGAAAAGCCCTTCAGGCTGATATTGTGCGCTTGATTCAAAGTTTGGATAATATCGGGACCACCACCTCTTATAATGGACAAACTTTATTATCAGGCGCGTTTTCTAATAAAGAGTTCCAAGTGGGGGCGTATTCTAATGAGACCATTAAGGCTAGTATTGGATCAGCTACTTCAGATAAAATCGGGCAAACAAAAATTGTAACCGGTAGTCTTATCACCGCCGCTGGAGAGGTGGCCTTAACTTTCAAACAGGTTAATGGTACCCATGATGTAACTTTAGAAAGCGTGAAGATTTCTACTTCTGCAGGTACGGGTCTTGGTGTGTTAGCAGAGGTGATTAATAAAAACTCTAATGCAACAGGTGTACGGGCTACGGCTAATGTGATCTCCACCTCAGATACGGCTGTGCGTTCGGGTAACCTAGATAACATAGTACTTAACGGTGTTCATATAGGTAATGTGGTGGGCATTAAGAAAAATGATAGCGATGGCCGTTTGATCGCTGCAATTAATGCTGTAACCTCCCAAACCGGTGTAGAGGCCTATACAGATGCCAAAGGACGGCTTAATCTTAGAAGTCTTGATGGGAGGGGAATTAGCCTTAAAGTTGATGATGAAGGGGGCAATCAAAAGGGCGGTTCTGGGGTTATGGCCTTAGATACCATGAATGGAGGCCAAAAGGTTACAAATGGTTCTTTAAATTTTGGCCGTCTTTCTTTAGTGCGCCAAGATGCTAGAGATATCTTAATTGTTTCTGGGGCAAATGTAACCGATCCAAATGCCGGTTATAAAGCCATTGGTTTTGGTAAGGGTGAAACGGCTAGTACTACGGTTAATCTTAGAGATGTTTTAGGTGAATTTAACCAAGCCGTGCGCTCTGCCTCAGGGGCTAACTACAATAAAACCATTGCCGCAGAAAATCTCACTTTAGGTTCTGGGGTTACCACCCTTAAGGGCGCTATGGTGGTGATGGATATTGCTGAGTCTGCACAAAAAATGCTAGATAAAATCCGCTCTGATTTGGGTTCTGTGCAAAACCAAATGGTTAGCACTGTTAATAACATCACGATCACCCAAGTGAATGTAAAAGCAGCTGAATCACAAATTAGAGATGTGGATTTTGCTGAAGAGAGCGCTAACTTTAGTAAAAATAATATCTTGGCCCAATCTGGTAGCTATGCCATGAGTCAGGCTAACACCGTGCAACAAAACATTTTACGGCTCTTAACTTAG